Sequence from the Pedobacter sp. D749 genome:
GATTTTTGAATTTTTGATTTACCGAATTTATAGGTGAAACCTACAAAAACACGTTTGCTATCGTTACTAACCCGCTCTGCAGAATTAAAAGTGCCATAATTACGTTCGATCAGGTAATCGTTCCGCTTAAAAACAATTTCATTTCCACCCAACCGGAGTTGCCCTTTACCTTCCCAAAGGTTGAGTAAAAACGACGCATCGATATTTTTATAACCACTATTTTTCGAAAGATCCTGCACATAGCTGGTCCAGTAATAAGCATCTATCTGTAGTTTCAGGCTCTTCGAAATTTTAAAAACCTGCGAACTTTTAAAATCAGAATGAAAAGCAGCCAGCTTGTAGTGGGTGCCTAAAACCGGTCCGTTGGCTGTGTTATAACCAATCGGTGTACCGCTATTGAGGGTTTCCCACCAATCGTTTATCTTAACTGGGTAAAACAAATAAAGCGAAACGTCTGATGCCCGGCTAAGATTCTGGCGCGTAAAATAAGTTACTTTTGTAGTAAGATCCTGTTTGTAAGGGAACAGGCCGATAGTACCCTTTGTATGGGTATAACTTAATGAAAGGTTAAGCTTGTGGATATTCGCACTTAAAGTATAGGTATCATTAAACTGTGGCGTGAGCGATGGGTTGCCCTGTTCAATGGTATACCGGTTAAGCAGTACCGTATAGGGTACAAGTTCATAATAAGGTGCGCGGTTAATGGTTGGCTTATATGAAATGGAAATATTGTTATCCTGGTTAAAATTATGCTGATAAAGAAATGTCGGAAAGAAATTGCTGTAATCTTGTTTGAAGTTACCCACAAAATCAGCCCGGGTATTTTCAATCCTTAAACCCATTTGTACCTTATCTTTCTTCCAGTCTTTGCTTAATATTCCGTAAACGGAAGCAATTGATTCCTTTAAATTGCTCTGATTGGAAAATATGGGGTTGGATTCGAACTGTCCGTTGCGGTTGTCCTGATAATCTACACTCGTATTGGAATTGGTGTACTGAAATTTAAAACCGGCTTCGAGCTTCCATTGCTTTTTAAACTGATGGATATAATCAGTCTGTGCGATGTAAACATCAATAGCGGCCTTGTTCCTGTTTTGGTAGTGAGTGGGAATTCTGATGATATTGCCTGCTCCATCATAAAGCACGGAAGGAAAATCCTGGAAGAGGTTACGTTGCCATGGGGTAAATGTAGCCAGTACCAGGAGTTCATTTCTTCCTGAATCGGACAGAAGATGATAGTTAAAGTTATAGGTATAAGAGCTGGCGCGTTGGTTGAAGGTAGCATCAGTATACGATACCGAATCGATGGGGGTGTTTTTGCGACCAAAGGCATTCGTTGTTGCCCATGGGCCTTTAAAATAAAAGATACCACCATTTGCAAGAAGCCCGATGCTCTGGTTTTTATCCAGTTGCAGTTCCGCACTTGCCTGGAAATTATAGAGGTTGTTATCCGTTATCCGGGACCAGTTGTTGGTTAAATAGTATAACGGATCGGTAGGATCCTGAAACCTTTCCGAACTTATACTGAAAATGTCGGTTCCCTTGGTAACACCGCCACTTGCATAAAGTGTTAGGTTTTTGCGTTTGTAAGTGGCCGAAGTGTTCAGATTAGCGGAAGCATATTTTCCGGTTGATCCATCAGTGCGGACATCGCCCGTAAAACCTTCAATCTGACTTTTTTTGGTGATAATATTAATCACAGCGCCAAAAGCAGCATCATATTTAGCCGAAGGTTGTGTAATTAATTCGATTTTAAGGATATTTCCTGCCGGCATGGTTTGCAGGATATTTTCCAACGCCGCATCGGGAACGGGTTTGCCGTCGATTAAAATCATGGTCCTTTTTCCCTGCAAACTCACTGTGTTATCTGCTGAGATCCGCACAAAAGGTGCCGATTTTAATACCTGGAGCGAATTGCCCACCGCCATGGCACTGTTGTCTACATTAAAAATCAGCCTGTCGCTTTTGGCTTCAACCAGGGGTTTGCTGGCTGTAATTTTAACTTCTTTTAAATTTTCGCCTGATGATTGAATCGAAATAGGGGCAATGTTTACCGGTGCATTACCGCCAACCGTAAAAGGCCTGGTGGTATAGGGGCTATAGCCCATAGGCGAAACCCTGATTTTATAAATGCCCGGTTTAACTGATGGAAAGGTGAATTTCCCATCAGGATCCGTTAACGAGTTGATCACAAAAGATGAATCGGCGGCTACGAGCAGGGTTACGGTGGTATACACCAATGGCTTGGCATGTTCATCCAGCAACCGGCCGCTTACCTGGTCTTTTGCGACAGAATCTGCAATGCCAGGGTTAACGTTTTGCTTTACCGCTGCTGCGGTATTGGAAACTGCCGGGAAAATGGAGTAGTTTTTATCATCCACCTTATACCATGACAAATTAAGTGGTAAAATAACAGCATCTAAAATCTGTTTTAAAGGTTTGCCCGAAAAATTATTGGCCTGATAAAGCAACTGTTTCTGCTTAAGCTGACTTTCTTCGTATAAAAAATTGACTTTAAATGCTACGCTCAATTTAGCGAGTACCTGTGTTAAAGCTTGTGTTTCTTCTTGTTTTACCTGCTGGCCAAAAGTAAATGGCTTAAAAAACAGGACGCACACCAAGGCAATAAAGCTGACTTTTAAGTTCTTTTTCATGATCTATGCCTTATTTAGATGTAACAATCAGTTCGTGTGTAGCTGCTTTCGGGGCAATATTGATGTTCAGGGTAACGCCAATGGCTTTAAACAACACATCCCGGTCCTTTGCGCTTAAAGCACCTGATAATCTCTTTTCCAGAATCTTCGGATCGTCTACCACAACCTTATAGCCATAAATATCTTCGAAATAATCGAATATTTTACCCACCGGAACATTGCGGAAGTACAATTTTCCATCTTT
This genomic interval carries:
- a CDS encoding outer membrane beta-barrel family protein, whose protein sequence is MKKNLKVSFIALVCVLFFKPFTFGQQVKQEETQALTQVLAKLSVAFKVNFLYEESQLKQKQLLYQANNFSGKPLKQILDAVILPLNLSWYKVDDKNYSIFPAVSNTAAAVKQNVNPGIADSVAKDQVSGRLLDEHAKPLVYTTVTLLVAADSSFVINSLTDPDGKFTFPSVKPGIYKIRVSPMGYSPYTTRPFTVGGNAPVNIAPISIQSSGENLKEVKITASKPLVEAKSDRLIFNVDNSAMAVGNSLQVLKSAPFVRISADNTVSLQGKRTMILIDGKPVPDAALENILQTMPAGNILKIELITQPSAKYDAAFGAVINIITKKSQIEGFTGDVRTDGSTGKYASANLNTSATYKRKNLTLYASGGVTKGTDIFSISSERFQDPTDPLYYLTNNWSRITDNNLYNFQASAELQLDKNQSIGLLANGGIFYFKGPWATTNAFGRKNTPIDSVSYTDATFNQRASSYTYNFNYHLLSDSGRNELLVLATFTPWQRNLFQDFPSVLYDGAGNIIRIPTHYQNRNKAAIDVYIAQTDYIHQFKKQWKLEAGFKFQYTNSNTSVDYQDNRNGQFESNPIFSNQSNLKESIASVYGILSKDWKKDKVQMGLRIENTRADFVGNFKQDYSNFFPTFLYQHNFNQDNNISISYKPTINRAPYYELVPYTVLLNRYTIEQGNPSLTPQFNDTYTLSANIHKLNLSLSYTHTKGTIGLFPYKQDLTTKVTYFTRQNLSRASDVSLYLFYPVKINDWWETLNSGTPIGYNTANGPVLGTHYKLAAFHSDFKSSQVFKISKSLKLQIDAYYWTSYVQDLSKNSGYKNIDASFLLNLWEGKGQLRLGGNEIVFKRNDYLIERNYGTFNSAERVSNDSKRVFVGFTYKFGKSKIQKSDTKLGNEDALKRL